Proteins from a genomic interval of Lacticaseibacillus pabuli:
- a CDS encoding KxYKxGKxW signal peptide domain-containing protein, with protein sequence MNKQQYTTSVRKEHYKMYKAGKRWVYAAIFVASLGTGAMVGQHAVAADDQAPTDAAQTANKVESTTPDDTHGTVALQTPATTTNASDTAQKPASLAASEAQPASATASSRAASDQASVSTQQSATKTATAAQPASAVASTQTTKPSTVDSQQGAVSVPASDGDANKDAVDTATNAAVSDTNADANATTTSASTPKPEVTYYSDGDGETAVQKNQQLTIADVTALNEVGDAITINSAQDIDANFVLNQKDGTKDGVTSSRATDKDFKKDGDFVVLATANGHGGAYAYQYLIDATKGFSVTGAFKSSVSGADPLAGGSGLGIILQGANPVSAGLTDQSNPNANDGIAATDAAHPGLANAIFAGFDGYPSGTADSGLSTGVAYIRSTDASGNISDKSHSGVATGSQLQGGSSRVVDFTLTWTPTGLATSSTNMVAGNLTMIISDDNTQAQLQTVTYAENLNKATAIAAFGGLGGNSGTREVRIDSVNLTAATATVNVKYVDADGNLIPNMPDAPITANVGSTLTIADTTNVDTLTYAPAVIDGYTFWKATGNATGNNTVNALNMTYATAAQQANNTITLTYVKSPDEGNVDNEPSVLAAKQNLQAVLAAATDPKSQAVNDAVQQLQSAITEATSARTTATTAAQASVGTNISLITHETLPDGTTLQDAQISLKNMLAAASAASDPAHAASYNDVLVNAQQTFDAAIAKANTDRTTIAGKVTVNTAKATFAKGGNKTYNVANSGDVANAIVTYQNLLTMAQTAQTLPGSTHVPNNVDLSTAADAIATAANKVATVIDTATTTLNTDWGTASVEPTLTSLKANLKTAIEAAQNGGSSADLQIAITTFNDAATQLQTDRTTAVGNANALITAGTTTSVLMDTTVRDAIQSLTNVVTATGNNTATTEAIQAATAAAKQAIGDANTAYSNVASAQTTTPAAPVSNEADVEAAIMALNNAKTTSNLTTTDLTQLVTTYNNAVVTANKLRQAALDAGTTALAAAQPVQANNSVATAVTALNKAVASANADTGSTAAVTGAATALTNVVGALNDANTQVQTALNDDGGYVSNEATVQAAHAVLLAAQSNNALTASDLVTAATTYDNVVIDAKKDRDRAIQLGKALAQTTTQTYGANATIMDKVTAFNNSVIDSESAGVTTAAVNDAATAISTAINNETDAMTKANTALAQDATAVSGETAVQTALAALQTATRTTPADPQSAANVATPTDELIAKTTAYNTAVSTAKATRKTTLAAGTAERAIASASQNPEVKQAVANYDAEVILAAQGGVTSDDLNDKITAMNTALGQAAQALTAAKAVQLTAAGAVQNEQAVIDAYNNLNSARQDPTTATATLTNLTDTFTLAVSTAQSARLDVTTKTAATIAGTATLYDPTSQGIMDNPTVAAAKTAYDAVVTGSQNTTQPTATTQDITNASGAVTSAIAAAKTARDAVVTAHGNETLTANQSVADEADVSAALITLNDAYDLANNKTTSTADLTAAASIYNKAVTDALFNRNTALTAGNAVESTTQGDATVAQNPDVLQAISDYETTKTEAGKGQKTTLDVSTAANAIGTAVTAAGTARQNASDLLAQSATAVANEDIVSQANAALTNALTNPATATSALTALTTSYKQALSNAAGARDKAEKDGQAIADAVSADARQNTTVAATIADFTSLVTAADNGSATTAQLNAAAGAITTAQNAAATAKTAATTALTINAAPVANETDVYDALTKLTAAINDKTTATQDLTDLATTYTNLVNSEKTARTNTIASTDLIKQAANSSKNDTVQAAITAYDNVVSASQNGKATTQNIVDAANAITTTLGDAQKVSNQATAALKQSAGVVRNEQGVQDAFAALQAAVSAQPNITADLIKTTAAYNTAIDTANDLRQQAVLAGKTAMATQDAQDFAQNASVKSAIGALLTTEVHAATANATTQDITVATHAVTAAVAAAKAATGRGNTLIKTADKAVANESNVLATTTTLTNLLADSTSATNAITDAITAFNQAQNDAENARTAAINAGNAIVTNLDSSIANDATVSDLVTAYDNLKAAANLGAEDATTAALNDASAAITAAAGPAVAARQARDTAYANGAGNAGIVTNEPTVQAAFAALVDPAQSWTTDAMQIATNTYVQAISDAKTIRTNTISVNKKIVDALVSPIVWNTTVAQAKQIYELTQDLASRGERTTADVMDAFTTLRAAYDLAAATTSASKIMLNDYPAAPVDNEQPVINAKQALTAGLAKASTPTAQLKLLSDAYQSAVDSAKKSRQDAIDGGTSVVTGVDATTALNATVAAAMAAYTATVNGSNNIRPTTLAITQASGAITTAVNQATTAKATANTAVSEAGNQDNISVQNEPAVVAALANLTTANQDATTATQTLLDDAGAYRSAVTAALADRQTATAAGNAVVKNSQPTANSDGQTAIAAYNDAVSDAGTGKGSTQLINQAIANLKDVIGKASAAKSVASTTVVPSYVSKELNVQDAAKALTTAVNTQLTSTSELTRLTTAYTAAVGSAEAARNAAITAGHTIVSGVTATESQNPEVKAAVAAYTSMAQDALATGTQVTTSGLKAASGAITAALGNLDTVNHAVAAAKGGTLNLETGVANALKTLRSLTDNSSTADKTVAVATYTQAMATAQTIRDGATATGTKAVNAAKASPVAGKHDVAAALTRYAALLANATSAERVQAAQAIDSAVAAAQQAHDDVNQAITTVVTAVADEPTVIQALQQLQNAQADSNLTTSDLKQQLTDYQAMVATAQGDRQKAIAAGNIIRDASTTQPYAQFKDVATALSTYATALADSDSSQTKTAVITADADAIKTAASHMRTAVYAASKAQLSVGPYSEETDVQVAEMGLANVLSDPSTASAAAITAATGALNTAIGAAKTARQQVIDGAAASVALANSPKYKNRSDIALAYQNYLDAVAQAGNSEIDTAGLQTAATALATSISNLDDAISAAKTGNLGNVASEPVVAALNRLLTYLEKDGNAADAQAINDVAQGLGAAVVDATAKRKTVTDDASDAVTAATTADDLKEDPTIKIALQRFQAATTTAAMSTTADALKQAITVKRANDALTASIARANAALASSQDVANELDAGLARQAVDDAISAPGASAATVDAAVATLNAAADSAMNARNQAMVAALASVANAEEARPTLNPVWQRRVQNAVDALNHTAKDSVAAKATTAQILADSQTVNAILATATHIKTSVANALEATDFNPVGNEIALTAAQWLLQAQAILSDGDQPKLDAAVANYKAAVQKMKDYRQAAIDAGNAAKQKAQQTLHQPLPNTKTATALQAAIDNFDAVSARAIMQHATTVEVNVAAAALDKAIADEKQAEDAQAKADAVARAAAAAAQAQSDADAQSRNNAQSQNVKDTTKQQGDRLVKQATDDHLADVPDVAQAIQQYADALTRAQKHQASDADVQTAIQNLANAIKSAQATQSATGVSQPQTGMQTATDGVSETATAEGESQTTTTDDMAASANDTVVRHTLANTGKNLNTGKALNAGVKTSKNDLPQTGDSNNGAATGSGVFGLALTTLFGLFGLAKKRED encoded by the coding sequence ATGAATAAGCAACAATACACCACCAGTGTCCGCAAAGAGCACTACAAGATGTACAAGGCCGGTAAACGCTGGGTTTACGCCGCGATTTTCGTCGCTTCTTTAGGTACCGGCGCAATGGTTGGCCAACACGCGGTTGCCGCCGATGACCAAGCACCAACTGATGCGGCTCAGACTGCCAACAAGGTTGAGAGCACCACTCCGGATGACACGCACGGCACAGTTGCCTTGCAGACACCCGCAACAACCACGAATGCGAGTGATACGGCTCAGAAACCAGCTTCTTTAGCTGCATCTGAAGCACAACCGGCGTCAGCCACGGCTTCATCGCGAGCTGCTTCTGATCAAGCGAGCGTTTCAACGCAGCAGTCTGCAACAAAGACGGCTACTGCGGCGCAACCAGCTTCTGCAGTTGCTTCAACGCAAACAACGAAACCAAGCACTGTTGATAGTCAGCAGGGCGCTGTTAGTGTGCCTGCAAGTGACGGCGATGCTAACAAGGATGCGGTTGATACGGCAACTAACGCTGCGGTTTCCGATACGAATGCAGATGCCAATGCAACAACGACCTCTGCCTCCACGCCTAAGCCTGAAGTGACCTATTACAGCGACGGGGATGGCGAGACCGCGGTTCAGAAGAACCAACAACTGACGATTGCGGATGTCACCGCATTGAATGAAGTTGGGGATGCTATCACAATCAACAGTGCGCAGGATATTGACGCTAACTTTGTGTTGAACCAGAAAGACGGAACAAAAGATGGTGTCACGTCGTCACGTGCGACCGATAAAGACTTTAAAAAGGATGGTGATTTCGTCGTTCTTGCCACTGCTAATGGTCACGGTGGCGCTTATGCGTACCAGTACCTGATTGACGCTACCAAGGGGTTCAGTGTCACTGGCGCTTTTAAGTCATCAGTTTCGGGTGCAGATCCACTGGCTGGTGGTAGCGGTCTTGGCATCATTTTACAAGGTGCCAACCCAGTTAGCGCCGGGTTGACTGACCAAAGTAACCCTAACGCCAACGACGGAATTGCGGCCACTGACGCAGCACATCCTGGCTTAGCCAACGCCATCTTTGCCGGTTTTGATGGTTATCCATCGGGGACCGCCGACTCTGGTCTTTCCACGGGGGTTGCCTACATTCGCTCAACAGATGCGAGCGGAAATATTTCTGACAAGTCACACAGTGGGGTGGCCACCGGCAGTCAATTGCAGGGTGGATCCTCCAGGGTTGTCGACTTTACTTTGACCTGGACGCCAACTGGGTTGGCGACGTCATCCACTAACATGGTCGCCGGCAACTTGACGATGATCATTTCAGACGACAACACGCAAGCCCAACTTCAGACAGTTACCTATGCTGAAAATTTGAATAAAGCAACTGCCATTGCCGCATTTGGTGGCCTTGGTGGTAACAGTGGGACCCGTGAAGTCCGGATTGATAGTGTCAATCTGACGGCTGCCACTGCGACCGTGAACGTTAAATATGTCGACGCGGATGGCAACCTGATTCCGAACATGCCGGATGCACCTATCACCGCAAACGTTGGGTCCACCCTGACTATCGCGGATACAACTAATGTTGATACGCTAACTTATGCACCAGCCGTCATCGATGGGTACACTTTTTGGAAAGCAACCGGTAACGCCACGGGAAATAACACCGTTAACGCGCTGAACATGACCTACGCAACGGCAGCACAACAGGCTAACAACACCATCACCCTAACTTACGTGAAGAGTCCGGATGAGGGCAACGTTGATAATGAGCCGAGTGTGCTGGCGGCCAAGCAAAACTTACAAGCCGTCCTTGCCGCGGCAACTGATCCGAAATCACAGGCGGTTAACGATGCCGTGCAACAGCTGCAATCTGCCATCACCGAAGCGACCAGCGCGCGCACAACAGCAACCACTGCTGCGCAAGCTTCCGTGGGGACGAATATTTCCTTAATCACACATGAAACTTTGCCTGACGGAACAACGCTGCAGGATGCCCAAATCAGCTTGAAAAATATGCTTGCCGCTGCGAGCGCCGCGAGTGATCCGGCACATGCAGCTTCCTACAATGATGTTCTCGTTAATGCTCAACAGACTTTTGATGCTGCTATAGCGAAGGCGAATACAGATCGGACCACTATTGCCGGCAAGGTGACGGTTAATACGGCTAAAGCAACATTTGCCAAGGGGGGTAACAAAACATACAATGTTGCCAACAGCGGCGATGTGGCTAACGCAATTGTCACTTACCAAAATCTACTGACTATGGCGCAAACTGCCCAGACGTTGCCTGGCTCAACACATGTGCCAAACAATGTTGATTTATCGACCGCGGCGGACGCGATTGCAACAGCTGCTAATAAGGTTGCAACTGTTATTGATACTGCAACGACCACACTCAATACTGACTGGGGAACAGCCAGTGTCGAACCGACTTTAACGTCACTCAAGGCTAACCTGAAGACGGCAATTGAGGCTGCACAAAACGGTGGCTCTTCAGCTGATTTGCAGATTGCCATTACAACGTTTAATGACGCCGCTACGCAACTGCAGACTGACCGGACAACAGCAGTTGGGAATGCAAATGCCCTCATTACGGCTGGTACAACTACGTCAGTGTTGATGGACACAACCGTACGCGATGCCATTCAAAGCCTGACTAATGTTGTCACCGCTACGGGGAATAATACGGCAACCACAGAGGCTATTCAGGCTGCCACTGCCGCTGCCAAACAAGCCATTGGTGACGCCAATACCGCGTACAGCAACGTTGCTAGTGCCCAAACAACCACACCTGCTGCACCCGTCTCTAATGAAGCTGACGTCGAGGCAGCCATTATGGCCTTAAACAACGCCAAGACCACGTCAAATCTGACCACCACCGATTTGACGCAGTTAGTGACCACTTATAATAATGCAGTGGTAACGGCGAACAAGTTACGCCAAGCCGCGCTGGATGCCGGCACGACGGCGTTGGCAGCCGCGCAACCCGTTCAGGCCAACAATTCGGTTGCGACCGCGGTGACCGCCTTGAACAAGGCCGTTGCGTCGGCTAACGCTGATACAGGTAGTACAGCGGCCGTCACTGGCGCCGCGACGGCACTTACCAATGTCGTGGGGGCGCTAAACGATGCAAACACTCAGGTCCAAACGGCCCTGAACGATGACGGCGGGTATGTTAGCAATGAAGCTACTGTCCAAGCTGCCCACGCTGTCCTCCTGGCGGCGCAGAGCAATAACGCATTAACGGCTAGCGATTTGGTTACAGCGGCGACGACCTACGATAACGTGGTGATCGATGCTAAAAAAGACCGGGACCGTGCGATTCAACTTGGAAAGGCACTCGCGCAAACCACAACCCAAACTTATGGCGCAAACGCGACCATCATGGACAAAGTGACAGCCTTCAACAACAGCGTCATTGATTCAGAGTCTGCAGGGGTGACGACGGCGGCAGTGAATGATGCTGCGACCGCAATTTCGACTGCCATTAATAATGAAACTGATGCGATGACCAAGGCAAACACGGCACTTGCACAAGATGCGACGGCTGTCAGTGGGGAAACAGCGGTGCAGACCGCTTTAGCCGCTTTGCAGACGGCCACCCGCACGACACCTGCTGATCCACAATCAGCGGCTAATGTTGCGACACCAACGGATGAACTGATTGCCAAGACGACTGCCTACAACACGGCCGTTTCGACAGCGAAGGCAACCCGGAAAACCACATTGGCAGCGGGAACAGCCGAACGTGCCATCGCTAGCGCCAGCCAAAATCCTGAAGTTAAACAGGCCGTGGCCAACTACGATGCTGAGGTCATACTAGCCGCACAAGGTGGTGTGACTTCCGATGATCTCAATGACAAGATCACTGCAATGAATACAGCGTTGGGCCAGGCTGCGCAAGCCCTGACCGCTGCAAAAGCCGTCCAATTGACGGCTGCAGGGGCTGTACAAAACGAACAAGCAGTCATTGATGCTTATAACAATTTGAACAGCGCGCGCCAGGACCCAACAACGGCCACGGCAACACTGACCAACCTCACGGATACGTTCACCTTGGCTGTATCAACCGCCCAGAGTGCCCGTTTGGATGTGACCACCAAGACGGCGGCGACGATTGCTGGGACTGCAACACTTTATGACCCTACCAGCCAGGGCATTATGGATAATCCGACTGTTGCGGCAGCAAAGACTGCTTACGATGCCGTCGTGACTGGATCGCAGAATACGACGCAGCCGACTGCAACAACACAGGACATTACGAATGCTTCGGGTGCGGTTACGAGTGCTATTGCCGCTGCCAAGACCGCACGGGATGCTGTTGTGACCGCGCACGGGAATGAAACACTCACGGCCAACCAGTCTGTCGCGGACGAAGCTGACGTTAGCGCCGCACTGATAACCCTGAACGACGCATATGATTTGGCCAACAACAAGACCACCAGTACGGCCGACCTGACCGCTGCCGCTAGCATCTACAACAAGGCGGTCACCGATGCACTGTTTAACCGGAATACGGCCCTGACTGCTGGTAATGCCGTTGAAAGCACAACCCAGGGCGATGCGACAGTTGCGCAAAATCCTGATGTTTTGCAGGCAATCAGCGATTATGAAACAACGAAAACAGAGGCGGGAAAAGGTCAGAAAACGACATTGGATGTCTCAACGGCGGCAAATGCGATTGGTACAGCAGTTACCGCAGCTGGTACAGCTCGGCAGAATGCGAGCGACTTGCTCGCCCAGTCCGCAACAGCTGTGGCCAATGAGGACATTGTCTCCCAGGCAAACGCTGCGCTCACGAATGCTTTGACAAACCCAGCAACGGCCACTTCGGCTTTAACCGCCTTGACAACGAGCTACAAGCAAGCATTGAGTAATGCTGCGGGTGCTCGTGACAAGGCAGAGAAGGATGGCCAAGCTATTGCGGATGCTGTGAGTGCTGATGCGCGTCAGAACACAACGGTGGCCGCCACGATTGCAGACTTTACAAGCCTCGTGACTGCTGCGGATAATGGGTCCGCTACGACCGCACAACTTAATGCTGCGGCTGGTGCGATTACCACTGCCCAAAATGCGGCGGCAACCGCCAAAACGGCTGCCACCACCGCGTTGACGATTAATGCTGCACCTGTGGCCAATGAAACAGACGTGTATGATGCGCTCACAAAGCTGACTGCGGCTATCAATGATAAGACCACAGCGACACAAGATTTGACTGATTTGGCAACAACTTACACGAATTTGGTCAATTCCGAAAAGACAGCGCGGACGAATACGATTGCCTCGACGGACCTCATCAAACAGGCAGCCAATTCCTCTAAGAATGATACTGTGCAGGCTGCCATCACAGCTTATGACAACGTGGTGAGTGCATCCCAAAATGGCAAAGCGACAACCCAGAACATTGTTGACGCCGCTAACGCCATTACGACGACGCTTGGGGACGCCCAGAAAGTCAGTAATCAGGCAACCGCCGCTCTGAAACAAAGCGCCGGTGTGGTAAGAAATGAACAGGGCGTTCAAGACGCATTCGCCGCGTTGCAGGCGGCAGTTAGTGCCCAGCCAAACATCACTGCGGATTTGATTAAAACGACTGCCGCGTACAATACGGCAATCGATACGGCTAACGACTTGCGGCAGCAGGCGGTGCTGGCTGGTAAAACGGCCATGGCAACCCAAGATGCGCAGGACTTCGCCCAAAATGCGTCAGTGAAATCCGCGATTGGAGCGTTACTGACTACTGAAGTTCACGCCGCGACAGCCAACGCGACAACCCAGGACATTACCGTGGCAACTCACGCGGTAACGGCGGCTGTTGCGGCGGCGAAGGCTGCTACCGGCCGGGGCAATACTTTAATCAAGACCGCAGACAAGGCCGTCGCTAATGAAAGCAACGTGCTGGCAACGACGACAACATTGACTAATCTGCTTGCCGACAGCACAAGTGCCACGAACGCCATTACAGACGCAATCACGGCCTTCAATCAGGCCCAGAATGATGCTGAAAACGCGCGGACCGCTGCGATTAATGCGGGCAACGCCATCGTCACCAACCTTGATTCGTCGATTGCGAATGATGCGACGGTCAGTGACCTTGTGACGGCATACGATAATTTGAAAGCGGCGGCAAATCTGGGCGCCGAAGACGCTACGACGGCAGCTCTTAACGATGCTTCGGCCGCAATTACGGCTGCTGCAGGACCAGCTGTGGCAGCGCGGCAGGCGCGTGATACCGCCTACGCTAATGGTGCGGGAAATGCCGGCATCGTGACCAATGAGCCAACAGTCCAAGCAGCATTTGCCGCTTTGGTTGACCCAGCTCAATCTTGGACAACCGACGCGATGCAAATCGCGACTAATACCTATGTTCAGGCCATTTCTGATGCTAAGACCATCCGGACCAACACCATCAGTGTTAATAAAAAAATTGTGGATGCATTAGTTTCCCCCATTGTATGGAACACGACGGTTGCGCAGGCCAAACAGATTTACGAGTTGACCCAAGATTTGGCAAGCCGTGGTGAAAGGACAACGGCTGATGTGATGGACGCCTTTACGACATTAAGAGCAGCCTATGATCTGGCGGCCGCGACAACTTCTGCAAGTAAGATAATGTTGAACGACTATCCTGCAGCCCCAGTTGATAATGAGCAGCCAGTCATCAACGCTAAACAGGCACTGACAGCTGGATTAGCCAAGGCTAGCACCCCGACAGCGCAATTGAAGCTGCTCAGCGACGCATACCAGAGCGCGGTTGATTCCGCAAAGAAGAGCCGGCAAGATGCCATTGATGGAGGGACGAGTGTGGTCACGGGCGTTGACGCGACGACTGCCCTGAATGCAACAGTGGCGGCAGCTATGGCAGCATACACGGCGACTGTGAACGGGAGCAATAACATTCGGCCAACAACCCTGGCAATTACGCAGGCGAGTGGGGCAATTACCACCGCTGTCAACCAGGCCACCACGGCAAAAGCCACGGCAAACACGGCAGTTTCTGAAGCAGGCAACCAAGACAACATCTCAGTCCAAAACGAACCTGCCGTCGTAGCCGCCTTGGCTAATCTCACGACTGCCAACCAAGATGCGACGACTGCCACGCAAACCTTACTTGATGACGCCGGGGCATACCGGTCTGCGGTCACGGCCGCGCTGGCAGACCGGCAAACCGCGACGGCCGCAGGGAATGCTGTCGTTAAAAACAGTCAGCCAACTGCCAACTCTGATGGGCAGACGGCCATTGCGGCGTATAACGACGCTGTGTCTGACGCTGGCACGGGCAAAGGCAGTACCCAGTTGATTAACCAAGCCATCGCCAACCTGAAGGATGTCATCGGTAAGGCCAGCGCTGCGAAGTCCGTGGCCAGCACTACCGTTGTTCCTAGCTATGTTAGCAAGGAATTGAATGTTCAAGATGCAGCGAAGGCGTTAACAACTGCGGTAAATACACAGCTGACGTCAACTAGTGAATTAACACGGCTCACAACCGCCTATACAGCCGCGGTTGGTAGCGCGGAAGCTGCACGGAACGCTGCAATAACTGCCGGCCATACTATCGTGAGCGGCGTGACGGCGACTGAAAGCCAGAATCCTGAAGTCAAGGCGGCAGTCGCAGCCTACACAAGCATGGCTCAAGATGCGCTGGCGACCGGGACTCAAGTTACAACCAGCGGACTCAAGGCCGCAAGTGGCGCCATCACCGCTGCGCTTGGCAACCTGGATACTGTGAACCATGCTGTTGCTGCCGCCAAGGGTGGCACATTGAATCTAGAAACTGGTGTCGCAAATGCCCTTAAGACACTACGGAGTCTGACCGACAATTCTAGTACAGCAGACAAAACCGTTGCAGTCGCAACCTACACTCAGGCAATGGCGACGGCCCAGACGATTCGCGATGGGGCAACGGCGACGGGGACAAAGGCCGTTAACGCAGCCAAGGCAAGCCCAGTTGCGGGCAAGCACGATGTTGCAGCAGCGTTGACCAGATATGCGGCATTGCTCGCTAACGCAACCTCAGCCGAGCGCGTGCAGGCCGCGCAGGCTATCGATTCTGCAGTGGCAGCTGCGCAACAGGCACACGACGACGTTAATCAGGCGATTACCACCGTCGTCACTGCGGTTGCGGATGAGCCGACTGTGATTCAAGCTTTGCAACAGCTGCAGAACGCACAGGCGGATTCGAACCTTACAACGAGCGATTTGAAGCAACAACTGACTGATTATCAGGCGATGGTTGCGACGGCGCAAGGCGATCGGCAGAAAGCAATCGCGGCCGGTAACATTATCCGTGATGCTTCAACGACACAGCCATACGCCCAATTCAAAGATGTGGCAACGGCCTTATCCACGTACGCAACCGCACTAGCGGATTCGGATAGCTCGCAGACGAAGACGGCTGTCATCACGGCCGACGCCGATGCAATTAAAACCGCTGCGAGTCACATGCGTACGGCGGTCTATGCCGCAAGCAAGGCGCAGCTGAGCGTTGGCCCGTATTCTGAGGAAACTGATGTCCAGGTTGCTGAGATGGGACTTGCCAATGTCTTATCCGATCCTAGTACCGCGAGCGCTGCTGCTATCACGGCGGCGACGGGAGCGTTGAACACTGCCATTGGTGCAGCCAAAACCGCCCGTCAACAAGTGATTGATGGCGCCGCGGCCAGTGTCGCATTGGCAAATTCGCCGAAGTACAAGAACCGGTCTGACATCGCTTTGGCCTACCAGAATTACCTGGACGCCGTTGCACAAGCTGGCAATTCAGAAATTGACACGGCTGGCCTGCAAACGGCTGCAACTGCACTAGCAACTAGTATTAGTAATTTGGATGATGCGATTAGTGCGGCAAAGACTGGGAATCTTGGAAATGTAGCAAGCGAACCGGTTGTCGCTGCCCTCAATCGGTTGTTGACTTATCTTGAAAAAGATGGAAACGCAGCCGACGCGCAGGCGATTAACGATGTTGCCCAGGGTCTTGGAGCCGCCGTGGTTGATGCCACGGCAAAGCGCAAGACGGTGACGGATGACGCCAGCGATGCCGTTACCGCCGCCACAACGGCTGACGATTTGAAGGAGGATCCCACAATCAAAATTGCGTTACAGCGATTCCAAGCTGCGACAACAACGGCCGCCATGAGTACCACCGCGGACGCTCTGAAACAGGCAATTACCGTAAAGCGTGCTAATGACGCGTTGACGGCAAGTATCGCGCGGGCAAATGCCGCACTGGCGTCTAGCCAGGATGTTGCCAATGAGCTAGATGCTGGTTTGGCAAGGCAAGCAGTTGATGACGCAATTAGCGCACCTGGCGCCTCCGCGGCTACCGTTGATGCCGCAGTGGCCACATTGAATGCTGCTGCCGATTCGGCTATGAACGCAAGGAATCAGGCGATGGTGGCCGCATTAGCAAGTGTTGCAAACGCTGAAGAAGCCAGGCCGACCCTCAACCCTGTGTGGCAGCGAAGGGTGCAAAACGCGGTTGATGCGCTCAACCATACCGCTAAGGATTCTGTGGCCGCGAAAGCAACGACTGCACAAATTTTGGCGGATAGCCAGACAGTCAACGCTATTTTAGCAACGGCAACCCACATTAAAACTTCAGTGGCGAACGCACTTGAAGCTACAGACTTCAACCCTGTTGGTAACGAGATTGCTCTGACGGCGGCACAATGGCTCCTTCAAGCGCAAGCCATTCTAAGCGATGGTGACCAACCCAAGTTGGACGCTGCCGTAGCGAACTACAAAGCTGCTGTTCAAAAAATGAAAGATTACCGTCAAGCAGCTATTGATGCAGGCAACGCGGCAAAGCAAAAGGCACAACAAACGCTGCACCAGCCATTGCCAAACACCAAGACGGCTACCGCTCTTCAAGCAGCCATTGATAACTTTGATGCTGTTTCGGCAAGGGCAATTATGCAGCATGCAACAACTGTAGAAGTTAACGTGGCCGCAGCCGCGCTAGACAAGGCAATTGCTGATGAAAAGCAGGCTGAAGATGCACAAGCTAAGGCTGACGCCGTGGCACGTGCCGCAGCCGCCGCAGCTCAGGCTCAGTCTGATGCAGACGCCCAGAGCCGCAACAATGCTCAGAGCCAAAACGTCAAGGATACTACCAAGCAACAGGGCGATCGGCTCGTTAAGCAGGCGACTGATGACCACTTGGCCGACGTCCCAGACGTTGCGCAGGCAATCCAGCAGTACGCAGACGCACTCACTCGCGCCCAGAAACATCAGGCAAGTGATGCTGACGTCCAGACAGCTATTCAGAATCTCGCCAATGCGATTAAGTCCGCACAAGCTACTCAGTCCGCGACCGGTGTAAGCCAGCCTCAGACGGGCATGCAAACTGCGACGGATGGCGTTTCAGAGACTGCCACTGCAGAAGGCGAAAGCCAGACCACAACAACCGACGACATGGCAGCTAGTGCAAACGACACTGTGGTAAGACACACGCTCGCAAACACGGGTAAAAACCTCAATACTGGTAAGGCACTCAATGCGGGTGTTAAGACCAGCAAGAATGATTTGCCACAAACTGGCGATTCAAACAACGGTGCTGCTACTGGCTCTGGTGTGTTCGGATTGGCACTGACCACGTTGTTCGGCCTCTTCGGACTCGCAAAAAAGCGCGAAGACTAA